One Oscillospiraceae bacterium DNA window includes the following coding sequences:
- the cysT gene encoding sulfate ABC transporter permease subunit CysT has product MKLPKKTKSPRVIPGFGLTMGVTVTLLSLLILIPLASVFLFSFQLSFAQFWKLITKQVVLNAFATSLSCALVAALVNCVFGLILAWVLVRCDFPGKRLLDGLIELPFALPTAVAGITLSKMYADTGLLGAPLAKLGIRVSYTKLGLTVALIFVGIPFVVRAIQPVLVKLDPQYEEAACMLGADRKQTFLRVVLPELFPALLTGFGLAFARGVGEYGSVIYISGNSAKHHTQVISYVIMQKLNYVDYASATAIALVLLLFSFVVLFLVNLVQLRQARRTNLL; this is encoded by the coding sequence ATGAAGCTGCCGAAAAAAACAAAGAGTCCGCGGGTTATACCAGGTTTCGGTCTGACGATGGGGGTTACAGTTACGCTGCTGTCTTTGCTCATTCTCATACCGCTTGCCTCTGTGTTCCTGTTTTCATTTCAGCTCAGCTTTGCACAGTTTTGGAAGCTGATTACGAAGCAGGTCGTCCTCAATGCTTTTGCTACCAGTTTGAGTTGTGCGCTGGTGGCAGCGCTGGTCAACTGTGTGTTTGGGTTGATTCTGGCGTGGGTGCTGGTGCGCTGTGATTTTCCGGGAAAGCGCCTGCTGGATGGACTCATTGAACTGCCTTTTGCGTTGCCCACTGCGGTTGCAGGCATTACACTTTCCAAGATGTATGCCGACACGGGGCTACTGGGAGCTCCTCTGGCGAAGCTGGGAATCCGTGTTTCCTACACCAAACTCGGGCTGACCGTGGCACTAATATTTGTGGGTATTCCGTTTGTGGTGCGCGCCATCCAACCGGTGCTGGTTAAGCTGGACCCACAGTATGAGGAGGCTGCGTGTATGTTGGGGGCAGACCGGAAGCAGACTTTTTTGCGCGTGGTGCTGCCGGAGTTGTTTCCTGCGCTGCTCACGGGCTTTGGTCTGGCCTTTGCCCGAGGTGTGGGGGAGTATGGCAGTGTTATTTATATTTCCGGTAACAGTGCAAAGCACCACACGCAGGTAATTTCCTACGTCATTATGCAAAAGCTGAACTATGTGGATTACGCATCCGCTACTGCCATTGCACTGGTGCTGCTGTTGTTCTCGTTTGTGGTTCTGTTTCTAGTCAATCTGGTGCAGTTGCGGCAGGCACGGCGCACCAATTTACTTTAA
- a CDS encoding sulfate ABC transporter permease subunit produces the protein MQTSAGTEEKKKNTAGQWTLIAISAAFVVVMLVLPLASVLMNALKEGWDFYIKALFTSKVRSAFRVTMIATAFSVAVNTFFGLAAAWLLTKFSFRGKQVLSTVIDIPFSISPVIAGLAFLMTFGRLGWASHWVDAFNAYFGTNVKIVFAVPGVVLATIFVTFPFVSRELIPVLNAEGKDEEEAAALMGAGGWKIFRSVTFPHIRWALLYGVILCTARALGEFGAVNALAKTRGQTFTLPLEIDALYLSGSAKSITASFAVSSLLVIMAVAVLIVKNVLEYRAQRQRNTENEG, from the coding sequence ATGCAGACAAGTGCAGGTACAGAAGAGAAGAAAAAAAATACGGCGGGCCAGTGGACGCTGATTGCCATCAGTGCGGCCTTTGTTGTGGTCATGCTGGTGTTGCCACTGGCCTCGGTGCTGATGAACGCGCTGAAAGAAGGCTGGGACTTTTACATAAAGGCACTTTTTACCAGCAAGGTGCGCTCTGCCTTTCGTGTCACCATGATTGCCACGGCTTTTTCAGTGGCGGTGAATACCTTTTTTGGTTTAGCCGCAGCATGGCTGCTGACAAAGTTTTCTTTTCGCGGAAAGCAAGTGCTGTCCACAGTTATTGATATACCATTTTCCATTTCACCGGTTATTGCAGGACTGGCTTTCTTAATGACCTTTGGCCGTTTGGGTTGGGCCAGCCATTGGGTAGATGCTTTTAACGCTTACTTTGGCACCAATGTAAAAATCGTGTTTGCAGTGCCAGGAGTGGTGCTGGCAACAATTTTTGTTACGTTCCCATTTGTTTCGCGTGAGCTGATTCCAGTATTGAATGCAGAAGGGAAGGATGAGGAAGAAGCGGCTGCACTGATGGGTGCAGGCGGGTGGAAAATTTTTCGCTCTGTTACGTTTCCGCACATTAGATGGGCACTGCTGTATGGTGTGATTTTATGCACAGCACGGGCATTGGGGGAGTTTGGCGCAGTAAACGCTCTGGCAAAGACTCGCGGCCAGACCTTTACCCTGCCGTTGGAGATTGACGCGCTGTATCTTTCCGGTTCTGCCAAATCCATCACTGCGTCCTTTGCAGTTTCATCGCTGCTGGTCATTATGGCGGTAGCAGTGCTGATTGTAAAAAATGTGCTGGAATACCGGGCACAGCGGCAGAGAAATACAGAGAACGAGGGGTGA
- a CDS encoding ABC transporter ATP-binding protein, with the protein MYVELENINKTYGNYRASDHVSLGVEQGKLVALLGPSGSGKTTVLRILAGLETPDSGEIRIAGQRMNDVPPAQRGIGFVFQNYALFRYKTVFDNIAFGLEIQKVPKKQIQERVQELVELIGLAGLEKRYPNQLSGGQRQRVAFARALAPRPKLLLLDEPFAAIDAKVRTELRTWLKETIHKVGITSIFVTHDQDEAVEVADEIIVTSHGRVEQAGTPMDIYKNPKTRFVASFIGEAIQVEDYSRLRGFSHSQHGQGAVVRPEFVEAFKSDNDKFKNMLRYSEEGTIEDIAFRGSFLQLTLNVQGLRLVTHRSLERRPVQLGETMRVIVYRVYAYDGDKVYLLENEELQGKKVVSL; encoded by the coding sequence ATGTATGTAGAACTTGAGAACATCAATAAAACCTATGGCAACTACCGCGCCTCTGACCATGTGAGCTTAGGGGTGGAGCAGGGAAAGCTGGTGGCACTGCTGGGCCCAAGCGGAAGCGGGAAAACGACTGTTCTGCGTATTTTAGCGGGGCTGGAAACGCCGGATTCTGGTGAAATCCGCATTGCTGGGCAGCGCATGAATGATGTGCCGCCGGCCCAGCGCGGCATTGGCTTTGTGTTTCAAAATTATGCGTTATTTCGCTACAAAACGGTGTTTGACAACATTGCTTTTGGTTTGGAAATACAAAAGGTACCGAAAAAACAAATTCAGGAACGTGTGCAGGAGCTGGTGGAACTTATTGGTTTGGCTGGACTGGAAAAGCGCTATCCCAATCAGCTTTCCGGCGGGCAGCGGCAGCGGGTTGCCTTTGCACGGGCACTGGCACCTCGGCCCAAGCTGCTGTTACTGGACGAACCTTTTGCCGCTATCGACGCTAAGGTACGCACTGAGCTGCGTACCTGGCTAAAGGAAACGATACACAAGGTTGGCATCACCAGCATTTTTGTCACGCATGATCAGGACGAGGCAGTGGAGGTGGCAGATGAAATCATTGTGACTAGCCATGGCAGAGTGGAACAGGCTGGTACGCCGATGGATATTTACAAGAACCCGAAAACACGCTTTGTTGCGTCTTTTATTGGCGAGGCTATCCAGGTGGAGGATTACAGTCGGCTGCGGGGCTTTTCACATTCACAGCACGGTCAGGGCGCAGTTGTCCGGCCGGAATTTGTAGAAGCCTTTAAAAGTGATAATGATAAGTTTAAAAATATGCTGCGCTACTCGGAAGAGGGCACCATTGAGGACATTGCTTTCCGTGGCAGTTTTCTGCAGCTTACACTCAATGTGCAGGGCCTGCGGCTTGTTACACACCGCTCGCTAGAGCGCCGCCCGGTACAACTTGGCGAAACCATGCGTGTCATTGTGTACCGGGTCTATGCCTATGATGGTGACAAGGTTTATTTACTGGAAAATGAAGAATTGCAGGGCAAAAAAGTGGTGTCTTTGTAA